A stretch of Sphingorhabdus sp. YGSMI21 DNA encodes these proteins:
- a CDS encoding ABC transporter ATP-binding protein: MSLYEIRNLAVDIAGKRQVEDVSLTVEAGKCTAIIGASGSGKSLTCLTPFGLTPGTAAGSIKLDGVDLRTTDAGHLRDIRRRLAGFVFQQPLTALTPHLSVGAQLQEATMQAGAARPSRRELAQKLERVGLARADERLDQFPHRLSGGERQRVMIAAAIAHDPKLLIADEPTSALDASLRQEIMDLLDALRAEQGLGMLLVSHDLASVEGHADQLVVMEKGRLVEMGPTREVIAHAAEDYTRRLIAATPRLDEAAPKLSRPGDLLLETLDVGVEFRRPGWRRGTIHAVAEAGLTIGQGESLALVGGSGSGKSTLGRAIAGIGPVTRGKILWEGAPLPERRKRDLDMRRLIQPVFQDPVASLDPQWRVGDIVTEPLQNLRPDLTRAERSEMARQALSEVDLAEEFLARTPASLSGGQAQRVAIARAIIASPRLLVLDEATSALDPLVGAEILQLLRRLQAANGLSLLFIAHDIAAARRLCHRIAVMEEGRIVETGPVQRVIDHPRHRATRKLVAAS, translated from the coding sequence GGTCGATATCGCGGGCAAGCGGCAGGTCGAGGATGTCAGCCTGACTGTCGAGGCGGGAAAATGCACGGCGATCATCGGGGCGTCCGGTTCCGGGAAAAGCCTGACCTGCCTGACGCCCTTCGGTCTGACTCCGGGCACCGCTGCCGGTTCGATCAAGCTGGATGGTGTCGACCTCCGCACAACGGATGCCGGCCACCTGCGTGATATTCGCCGCAGATTGGCTGGCTTCGTATTTCAGCAGCCACTGACCGCACTGACACCGCATTTGTCTGTTGGCGCGCAATTGCAGGAAGCGACGATGCAGGCCGGAGCAGCACGGCCGTCGCGCCGGGAACTGGCACAAAAGCTGGAGCGGGTCGGCCTCGCGCGGGCGGACGAGCGACTGGACCAGTTCCCGCACCGGCTGTCCGGTGGCGAACGCCAGCGGGTGATGATTGCTGCGGCCATCGCCCATGATCCCAAATTGCTGATTGCCGACGAACCGACCAGTGCGCTGGATGCTTCCTTGCGCCAGGAGATCATGGACCTGCTCGACGCATTGCGCGCGGAACAGGGACTCGGGATGCTGCTGGTCAGTCACGACCTTGCCTCGGTCGAGGGCCATGCCGATCAACTGGTGGTGATGGAAAAAGGGCGGCTGGTGGAAATGGGCCCGACTCGGGAAGTCATCGCCCATGCAGCAGAAGATTATACCCGGCGCCTGATCGCCGCCACGCCGCGTCTGGACGAAGCGGCACCGAAGCTCAGCCGGCCCGGCGACCTGTTGCTCGAAACCCTAGATGTCGGGGTCGAATTTCGCCGGCCCGGCTGGCGTCGCGGCACGATTCATGCGGTGGCAGAAGCAGGTCTCACGATCGGACAGGGCGAATCGCTGGCGCTCGTCGGCGGTTCCGGATCCGGAAAATCCACGCTTGGGCGGGCGATTGCCGGCATCGGCCCGGTGACCAGAGGAAAAATCCTGTGGGAGGGCGCGCCGCTGCCCGAGCGCCGCAAGCGCGATCTCGATATGCGCCGGCTGATCCAGCCGGTCTTTCAGGACCCGGTCGCCAGTCTTGATCCGCAATGGCGGGTCGGCGATATCGTGACCGAGCCTTTGCAAAACTTGCGACCCGATCTGACGCGTGCCGAACGGAGCGAAATGGCCCGCCAGGCGCTGTCCGAGGTCGATCTTGCGGAAGAGTTTCTGGCCCGCACACCGGCCAGCCTTTCGGGCGGGCAGGCGCAGCGGGTCGCGATTGCGCGAGCGATCATTGCCTCTCCCAGGCTTCTGGTGCTGGACGAAGCGACCTCGGCGCTCGATCCGCTGGTCGGAGCCGAGATCCTGCAGTTGCTCCGGCGGCTGCAGGCCGCGAACGGTTTGAGCCTGCTGTTCATTGCGCATGATATCGCTGCCGCGCGGCGATTGTGCCACCGGATCGCGGTTATGGAAGAAGGCCGGATTGTCGAAACAGGGCCGGTTCAGAGGGTGATCGATCATCCCCGCCATCGGGCAACGCGAAAGCTGGTGGCCGCCAGCTAA